The Pseudomonas saponiphila DNA window GCCCAGCATTCAAACAGATGAAATTAGAAAATGCCCTCTAAACAGCCGGAGGCTCGGACTAGAGCATCAGCTTGATTATCGACTCATTCGGATCGCGGGATTTTCCGGCCGTTTTGAGCTCTGCCAGATAATCGCTCCACAGCTCGTCCTGACGCTGAGCCAACTGGTACAGGTAGTCCCAGGTGAACAGCCCGCTGTCATGGCCGTCGTCGAAGGTCAATTTCAGTGCGTACTGGCCCGCCGGTTCAACCTTGCTCAGGCCCACGCCAAGCTTGCCGAACTGCAGGATGGGTTTGCCGTGGCCCTGGACCTCGGCGGAGGGAGAGTGCACCCGCAGGAACTCTGCAGGCAGGTGATAGACCTCGTCCGGCCCGTAGGTCAGGGTCAGGGTTTTCGAGGCTTTGTGCAGGTTGATGCCGGTGGGGAGTTTAGTCATGACGGCAGCTTAAAGCTGCCAGCCGCAAGCTACAAGATGACCGCGGTCAACTTGCAGCTTGAGGCTTTGAGCTTGTCGCTTAGAGGATGTAACGGGACAGGTCTTCGTTCTGCGCCAATTCGCCCAGGTGGCTGTTGACGTAGGCCGCGTCGATGCGGATCGGCTCTTCGCTGTGGGCGCTGGCCAGGTCGCCGGCGCTGAACGACACCTCTTCCAGCAGGCGCTCGAGCAGGGTGTGCAGGCGACGGGCACCGATGTTCTCGGTCTTCTCGTTGACCTGCCAGGCAATCTCCGCCAGGCGCTTGATGCCTTCGGGCAGGAACTCGATGTTCAGGCCTTCGGTCTTGAGCAGCTCACGGTATTGCTCGGTCAGCGAAGCGTGAGGCTCGCTGAGGATGCGCTCGAAGTCTTCCGGCGATAGCGCCTTGAGTTCGACGCGGATCGGCAGGCGCCCTTGCAGCT harbors:
- a CDS encoding gamma-butyrobetaine hydroxylase-like domain-containing protein; the protein is MTKLPTGINLHKASKTLTLTYGPDEVYHLPAEFLRVHSPSAEVQGHGKPILQFGKLGVGLSKVEPAGQYALKLTFDDGHDSGLFTWDYLYQLAQRQDELWSDYLAELKTAGKSRDPNESIIKLML